CGGGTCAACTCCACTGCTTCGGTGGTGTTGTTCGAGCCGGTACCGGCTATGACCGGGATACGGCCATTGACCTCTTCTACCACGCTGCGAATCACGTCAAAGTGCTCCGCGAAGGACATGGTTGTCGGTTCGCCCGTGGTACCAGCCGCCACAATGGCATCGGTGCCATTTTCGAGATGGAAGTTCACCAGGCGACGAAGCGCCTCCCAGTCGATGTCGCCATTGACTTTCATAGGCGTCGCCAGGGCGACAATGCTGCCTGTGATCATCCGTTTATTCCTCACCAGCCAAATTGTGATATCAACTATCTAGGTTTTTTTAAGTGCTAAGTGTTTTAGATACTTCTCAAAACCGAGCGCGATCGGGCTATTTTGCCTCAAGCACTACACCGCACAGAGGACAAATGGTACTCAGGCGATTCGAGCCTGTACAGCGTAAAGCGATGTGAGTTTGCCGTCACCCTGTTTTGAGCTTTGACAATGGCCCCCGGCTTACGTGTAATCGTGCTTCGCACTTCACTGTTAACACCCACGTCAATAAGGACGCCTTATGTCTGTTGAAATTGGTAAGCCCGTTGCCGACTTCTCCGCCACCGCCACTGGTGATACCACCGTGACGCTGTCCGAACTGCACGGCAAACAAGTGGTCATTTACTTCTACCCCAAAGCCAGCACGCCCGGATGCACCACCGAGGGCGGTGACTTTCGCGACCGTAAACCCGCCTTTGACGCCGCTAATACAGTGATTCTCGGCGTCTCTCGCGACGGTCTACGCGCTCAAGAAAACTTTAAAGCCAAACAGGATTTCAATTTCGATCTTATCTCCGACAAAGATGAAAATGTTTGCACACTGTTTGACGTAATCAAACTCAAGAAAATGTACGGTAAGGAGCACCTGGGCATCGAGCGCAGCACTTTCCTGATTGATAAGGAAGGTAAGCTAGCCAACGAGTGGCGCGGCGTTAAGGTACCTGGCCACGCTGAAGAAGTGCTTGCTGCGGCTGAAAAACTTAACGCTTCCAGCTAGCTTTCACAAAGCCCCTTTACAGCTAACGCCATTACCCGTGCCGATTCACCACGGGTAATGGGTAAACCTACTCGGTCTCCTGAACCGCCGGGGCTTGCAGCCCACGTCGCTCCTCACGCCCATGCATGCCGCGGGGCCAAGCGTAAATCAGCGCCTTCAGCAGCGTGGCCAAGGGAATGGCAAAGAAAATACCCCAGAAGCCCCAAATTCCGCCGAAGAATAGCACCGCCACAATAATCGAAACCGGATGAATATTATTGGTCTCAGAGAACAGCACCGGCGCTAGTACGTTGCCATCCAACGCCTGAATCACGCCATAAGCCACCAACACATACACAAAATCTTCGCTAAGACCAAAATAGAATCCAGCTACCGCGGCGACAGGCAGCGTAGCCACCGCAGCACCGATATAAGGCACTAGCACCGAAAGCCCGACCAACACCGCCAAGAGCGCCGTATACGGCAAGCCAAAGAATGCAAAGGTAAAGAACGCCACCGTACCCACGATGATGATTTCAATAAACTTACCGCGAATATAGTTGGCAATTTGATCGTCCATCTCACGCCAAATACGCGATAGCAGCGTACGCTTCTGGGGCAGCAGCGAAAGCATAAAACCGACCAGCACGTCGCGATCCTTGAGCATAAAGAACACCAGTATCGGCACCAGCACCAGGTAAATAATCAGCGACATGATATTGCCGAGCGAGGCCAGTGAAAGCGTTAAGGCGCGCTGGCCTAGCTGGCTAATCTCGCGGCTTGCTACGCCTATCCAGCTCTGCATCTGATCCGGCGTAATAATGTTCGGGTAGCGCGCCTGCAGTTCATCCAACCAGCCCTGGCCACTGGCGAACATCCGCGGCGTCTCCTGCACCAGCCCCACTAGCTGGTTCCAGATCAACGGCATAAGAATAAACGCCAGGGTGAGCAGCACACTGATAAAGGCTAAAAAGACCAGGATCACCGCCAGCAAATGCGGCACCCCCCGCCGGGTAAACGCGCTTACTACGCCCTGCAACAGAAACGCGATCACCAGTGCGGTAAAAAATGGCGCCAACATGCGACCAAACCAGATGATCGCGGCGAAACCCGCCACCAGTACTACCAGTAGGATGAGTGCTTCCTCATCCGAGAAGTAGCGCTCAACCCAGCTTTTCAGAATCGTGCGCAGGGTCATGAGTGCGCATCTCCCGCTTTTCTAATCCAATACACATAAACATCGCCGCGCTGTTCCCGTCCCTCAAGGGCATGCGCACTCTGATCGGTAAACGATGCCATATCCCGCCACGACCCAGCATCCGTTGAACGTACTTCAAGCAACTGGCCTGCCGCCAAGCCTGACAGGGCCTGCTTAGCTTTTAGCAGTGGCAATGGGCAGTGCAGCCCACAAGCGTCAAGCACCGTGTCGGGTTGAAAGCCCCCGGTTTGCTCAGACATACATACTCCCTCAAGATGACCTGCCTATTTCACGGCGTAGATTTATACACGTCGTTGCATAAACATTGTTTAATAAACGCTGCGGCATAAACTGTCTTTAGCGATTGATTTCACTAGGCTGTCGATTTAACGGCACTTCCCAGTCTTTATCAATGTCACACTTTTAACCAATGCCACACCCAGACCACTTTGCTTAACTATTATTTATGAGGATGCCATGCCGACCCTTCGTACCACTTACCCAGGCTGGATATGTGCGTTCGCTTGTGCTTGTGGCAGCCTACTGTTTAGTCCGCCAAGCGTTGCTACCAATGATTACGGCTTGCCAAGCTTAGGGGCAGCGTCTACCTCCGTCAGCAATGAAGAGTACCGCTTGGGCCGCGCCTGGTTGCGCCAGTT
This Vreelandella neptunia DNA region includes the following protein-coding sequences:
- a CDS encoding peroxiredoxin, whose product is MSVEIGKPVADFSATATGDTTVTLSELHGKQVVIYFYPKASTPGCTTEGGDFRDRKPAFDAANTVILGVSRDGLRAQENFKAKQDFNFDLISDKDENVCTLFDVIKLKKMYGKEHLGIERSTFLIDKEGKLANEWRGVKVPGHAEEVLAAAEKLNASS
- a CDS encoding AI-2E family transporter, with protein sequence MTLRTILKSWVERYFSDEEALILLVVLVAGFAAIIWFGRMLAPFFTALVIAFLLQGVVSAFTRRGVPHLLAVILVFLAFISVLLTLAFILMPLIWNQLVGLVQETPRMFASGQGWLDELQARYPNIITPDQMQSWIGVASREISQLGQRALTLSLASLGNIMSLIIYLVLVPILVFFMLKDRDVLVGFMLSLLPQKRTLLSRIWREMDDQIANYIRGKFIEIIIVGTVAFFTFAFFGLPYTALLAVLVGLSVLVPYIGAAVATLPVAAVAGFYFGLSEDFVYVLVAYGVIQALDGNVLAPVLFSETNNIHPVSIIVAVLFFGGIWGFWGIFFAIPLATLLKALIYAWPRGMHGREERRGLQAPAVQETE
- a CDS encoding sulfurtransferase TusA family protein; the encoded protein is MSEQTGGFQPDTVLDACGLHCPLPLLKAKQALSGLAAGQLLEVRSTDAGSWRDMASFTDQSAHALEGREQRGDVYVYWIRKAGDAHS